One Nitrospira sp. DNA window includes the following coding sequences:
- a CDS encoding O-antigen export system, permease protein: protein MEYAVAQSDSSSIVIEPSQGYVRVGWGELWAARELFYFLAWRDLKTRYAQTAIGAGWALLQPLLSTMIFTVVFSYVVKVPSDGVPYPLFVFAAILPWALFARSLERSTLSVVTEGGLIKKVYFPRLIIPIAATFINLVDFAVGLLLLLGMMLWYQIVPPWTLVCLPLFVGGAVVTALSVSLWLSALNVKYRDVASIVPLMTQLWMFASPVLYPASLVPEPVRVYYGLNPMAGVIEGVRWALLGKAAPEWGMVAVSLGVVTILLGGGVMFFRRVERTFADVI from the coding sequence ATGGAATATGCCGTGGCACAAAGTGATTCTTCTTCAATAGTCATTGAACCGAGCCAGGGGTATGTCCGGGTGGGGTGGGGAGAGCTGTGGGCGGCGCGGGAGTTGTTCTATTTTCTGGCCTGGCGGGACCTGAAAACGCGGTATGCCCAGACGGCCATCGGGGCGGGGTGGGCCCTCCTGCAGCCGCTGCTCAGTACCATGATCTTCACGGTGGTCTTCAGTTATGTGGTCAAAGTGCCCTCGGACGGCGTGCCCTATCCCCTGTTCGTGTTCGCGGCGATACTGCCCTGGGCGCTGTTTGCGCGCAGCCTCGAACGGAGCACCCTGAGTGTGGTGACGGAGGGCGGCCTGATCAAGAAGGTCTATTTTCCGCGGCTGATCATTCCGATCGCCGCCACCTTCATCAACCTGGTGGATTTTGCCGTCGGGCTGCTCCTCCTGCTCGGGATGATGCTGTGGTACCAGATCGTGCCGCCCTGGACGCTGGTGTGCCTGCCCCTGTTCGTGGGGGGGGCGGTGGTCACCGCGCTGTCCGTGAGCCTGTGGCTGTCGGCGCTCAATGTCAAATACCGGGATGTGGCGTCGATCGTGCCCTTGATGACGCAATTGTGGATGTTTGCCTCCCCGGTCCTGTATCCCGCGTCCCTGGTGCCGGAGCCCGTGCGTGTGTACTATGGATTGAACCCCATGGCGGGGGTCATTGAGGGGGTTCGCTGGGCGCTTTTGGGCAAGGCGGCCCCGGAGTGGGGGATGGTGGCGGTGAGTCTGGGGGTGGTCACGATCTTGTTGGGAGGCGGCGTGATGTTTTTTCGGAGGGTGGAGCGAACCTTCGCCGATGTGATCTGA
- a CDS encoding Tyrosine-protein kinase, producing MNTRTLAPEDYWRAIVSRKWLVISSILVSLSIAGVVCALMPKIYQSSTKMWFEGAKIQESIVSGPHPAGGPYAPTLEDRVMEVRQFVMGRKTLGQIAGEFGLFGYEKDHPDAAQSENAIRAMRGSIKVDPTKDKLFITLSFLNEDPIVARDVTSRLSDLFIEETLKDRERGVEAAEDFLGLELKHAKADLEAKEKIISEFKQQHLGELPQQIDANLRKLDRLQDDMKSQSEQAQNLANRLVQIDKSIKDYEETGEISDSPGNSPKRNKDPRLARIKELERRLVELSSVYKETYPDLVQVKEEIKKLREMTSAQYRDLLPDNETADEPSGGKKTKRKVIDPYHAELLKQREDIVLELDAVKRRQAHISVEMSQYERRVERTPEREQKLKTLERDYDNLQKNYQSLLDKKLSAGMQKSLAQGRKGAKFSVVDPAYTPVVPVVPNIPLIMLAGLALGCVLGFGGAVGLELMGRGFRSAEEVEITLGLPVIASIPLYESAFGGTMQTVRALSQKNRSSALLLSGQNRQNDDFQMTGGLPIATTGKHRSQSGQLHNPTPGLELVSMWRPLSFVAEQYRVAATRLELMTGERKSTAIVVTSAVMGEGKSSTALNLGYVLAKDLDRRTVVIDCDLKRPMQHIYAGVWQQPGLAEVLRGTKVVEDCMQRLGEVGPWILTAGGVGDNPLALSKMHQLADLISELKEKFDYVIIDAPPVLPLADMHVLASMADVLAYVVKASMTGRDVVQKALKAIGDTVHVGIILNGLDAHTTPYYMQQEYYREAHHEQLK from the coding sequence ATGAACACACGTACGTTAGCCCCAGAGGACTATTGGCGAGCAATCGTCAGCCGGAAATGGCTGGTTATATCTTCGATCCTTGTATCGCTTAGCATCGCCGGCGTGGTATGTGCGCTCATGCCAAAGATCTATCAGTCAAGTACAAAAATGTGGTTTGAGGGTGCAAAGATACAAGAGTCTATTGTGAGTGGCCCTCACCCGGCGGGTGGGCCATACGCGCCTACTCTCGAGGATCGTGTTATGGAAGTGCGGCAGTTTGTGATGGGCAGAAAAACACTTGGGCAAATTGCCGGGGAGTTTGGACTTTTTGGATATGAAAAGGATCATCCCGATGCTGCGCAGTCGGAGAATGCCATTCGAGCCATGCGAGGATCCATCAAGGTTGATCCCACCAAAGACAAGTTGTTTATTACGCTGTCATTTTTAAATGAAGACCCCATTGTTGCCAGAGATGTAACTTCGCGACTCAGCGATCTGTTCATTGAAGAAACACTCAAGGATCGGGAGCGAGGGGTTGAAGCTGCAGAAGATTTTCTGGGGCTGGAGCTTAAACACGCGAAAGCAGATTTAGAAGCAAAAGAAAAAATAATTTCGGAGTTCAAACAACAACATTTAGGCGAGCTTCCTCAGCAAATTGACGCTAATCTTCGCAAGTTAGACAGGCTTCAGGACGACATGAAGTCGCAGAGTGAGCAAGCTCAGAATTTGGCCAACCGCTTGGTCCAAATTGATAAATCAATTAAAGATTATGAGGAGACGGGAGAAATCAGTGATTCTCCTGGGAACTCACCCAAACGCAATAAAGATCCTCGTTTGGCGCGGATCAAAGAGTTGGAACGACGGTTAGTGGAGCTTTCTTCGGTATATAAGGAAACGTATCCTGATCTTGTACAAGTCAAGGAAGAGATCAAGAAGCTTAGGGAGATGACGTCGGCGCAGTATCGTGACTTATTACCTGATAATGAGACGGCTGATGAGCCATCTGGCGGGAAAAAAACAAAACGGAAGGTAATTGATCCGTATCATGCCGAACTATTGAAGCAGAGAGAGGATATAGTTCTTGAACTGGATGCAGTGAAGCGCCGCCAAGCACACATTTCTGTGGAAATGTCTCAGTATGAGCGAAGGGTGGAGCGAACCCCTGAGCGAGAGCAAAAATTAAAGACGCTGGAGCGGGATTACGACAATCTTCAGAAAAATTATCAGTCGTTGTTAGACAAGAAGCTTAGTGCGGGAATGCAAAAAAGTTTGGCCCAAGGTCGTAAGGGTGCAAAATTTAGTGTGGTAGATCCAGCCTATACTCCGGTGGTTCCCGTTGTTCCTAACATTCCTCTCATTATGCTCGCTGGTCTCGCGCTAGGTTGTGTGTTAGGGTTCGGGGGAGCGGTGGGTCTTGAACTCATGGGACGAGGATTCCGGTCTGCTGAAGAAGTCGAAATCACATTAGGCCTTCCTGTTATTGCATCTATTCCACTATATGAAAGTGCATTCGGGGGCACCATGCAGACTGTACGAGCGCTTTCGCAAAAGAATCGTTCGTCTGCATTGTTGTTATCCGGGCAAAACAGGCAAAACGATGACTTCCAAATGACGGGAGGGCTTCCCATTGCTACAACCGGAAAGCATCGAAGTCAGAGTGGTCAGCTACATAACCCGACACCAGGCCTTGAATTGGTTTCGATGTGGAGACCACTCTCATTTGTAGCAGAACAATATCGGGTTGCGGCTACGCGCCTTGAGTTAATGACCGGTGAACGAAAGAGCACGGCAATTGTTGTTACAAGTGCCGTAATGGGCGAAGGAAAGTCGTCCACAGCGCTCAATCTTGGATACGTTCTGGCAAAAGACCTTGACCGCAGAACCGTCGTGATTGATTGTGACCTCAAGCGGCCTATGCAGCATATCTACGCAGGCGTTTGGCAGCAACCAGGGTTGGCGGAAGTACTTCGTGGAACTAAGGTCGTTGAGGATTGTATGCAGCGACTGGGCGAGGTGGGACCATGGATCCTTACCGCAGGGGGAGTGGGGGATAACCCGTTGGCTTTATCCAAGATGCATCAGCTGGCTGATTTGATTTCAGAACTGAAAGAAAAGTTTGACTATGTGATCATTGATGCTCCGCCCGTGTTACCTCTTGCAGATATGCATGTACTGGCGAGTATGGCGGATGTTCTTGCCTATGTCGTTAAGGCAAGCATGACAGGTCGCGATGTCGTACAAAAAGCGTTGAAGGCCATTGGTGACACCGTTCATGTTGGAATTATTCTGAATGGCTTAGATGCTCATACCACCCCCTATTACATGCAGCAAGAGTATTACCGCGAAGCTCACCATGAACAGCTCAAGTAA
- a CDS encoding FAD-dependent oxidoreductase, whose protein sequence is MFSGASVHLLEKEIDCGLHASGRNSGVLHAGFYYSPDSLKAKFTWRGNRLLTEYCDAKGIPLNKCGKLVVARNQADHAGLDELLRRGRANGIPLEEISEKDAKSIEPRVKTCGRALFSPATSTVDPVQVMQAMKKDAVDEGVQLHCGVRYLSSSQGRVLTTKGLFDVGYVVNAAGLYADRIAREFGFSEHYRILPFKGLYLYSSEPAGSIRTNIYPVPDLKNPFLGVHFTVAASGKAKIGPTAIPGLWREHYGGVANFRWSEFFEVAARGASLLAASNFDFKTLAIREMAKYSKSTMISLASQLAEGVKPEHYQSWGKPGIRAQLVDIRKRKLEMDFVLEGDKHSMHILNAVSPAFTCSLPFSEYVCQQIKATLS, encoded by the coding sequence ATGTTTTCTGGCGCATCGGTGCACCTCCTCGAAAAAGAGATTGATTGCGGATTGCATGCCAGTGGTCGCAATAGCGGTGTCTTGCACGCAGGGTTTTACTATTCACCAGACAGTCTGAAGGCGAAGTTTACGTGGAGGGGGAATCGCCTCTTGACTGAATACTGCGACGCGAAGGGGATCCCTCTGAATAAATGCGGAAAGTTGGTTGTTGCAAGAAATCAGGCTGATCACGCGGGGCTCGATGAATTGCTTCGGCGAGGGCGCGCGAACGGCATACCGCTTGAGGAGATCTCCGAGAAGGATGCCAAGTCGATAGAACCTCGTGTGAAGACCTGCGGGCGCGCGTTGTTCTCGCCCGCGACGTCAACGGTTGACCCTGTGCAGGTCATGCAGGCCATGAAAAAAGATGCCGTTGATGAAGGCGTGCAGCTCCATTGCGGGGTGCGATACCTCTCGTCATCCCAAGGGCGAGTGTTGACGACGAAAGGCTTATTCGACGTGGGGTATGTCGTCAATGCGGCCGGACTCTATGCGGACCGTATCGCACGGGAATTCGGGTTTTCCGAGCACTATCGAATCCTTCCTTTTAAGGGCCTCTACCTTTACTCCAGCGAGCCTGCCGGATCGATTCGCACGAACATCTATCCTGTTCCTGATCTAAAGAATCCCTTTCTGGGAGTACACTTCACGGTGGCGGCCAGCGGGAAAGCTAAGATCGGTCCCACGGCAATCCCGGGACTCTGGCGGGAACATTACGGCGGCGTCGCAAACTTTCGTTGGAGCGAATTTTTCGAGGTCGCCGCGCGTGGGGCGAGTTTGCTGGCCGCGTCCAACTTTGACTTCAAAACCCTTGCGATCCGTGAGATGGCGAAGTATTCGAAATCGACGATGATTTCCCTGGCGAGTCAATTGGCGGAGGGAGTCAAACCCGAGCATTATCAGAGCTGGGGGAAACCAGGGATCCGGGCGCAACTCGTCGATATCAGAAAGCGGAAACTCGAAATGGATTTTGTCTTG
- a CDS encoding polysaccharide deacetylase, translated as MVGPKNCLSFDVEEHFQVSAFESPMRRRHWGQFESRVEENTEKLLGLLADNGVQATFFVLGWVAERYPSLVRRIASGGHEIASHGYGHELITSQTPVAFREDIRKAKGILENILSEPVVGYRAPSFSITKDTMWATQILVEEGYGYDSSIFPVLHDRYGVPSANPEVHQLLTASGLLWEVPPSTVKYMGVRLPVAGGGYFRLYPYVVLRAFLKKLEGQGSSLVMYMHPWEFDPDQPRMEGSLLSRLRHYLNLDKTECRMRALLQDFSFAPIRQVFSPIERMYHERLLSRPLARHSTSSTTIPTVILS; from the coding sequence GTGGTGGGTCCTAAAAATTGCTTGTCATTCGATGTCGAAGAGCATTTTCAGGTATCGGCGTTCGAATCTCCGATGCGCCGACGGCATTGGGGACAATTTGAGAGCCGAGTAGAAGAAAATACCGAAAAACTGCTGGGACTCTTGGCCGATAACGGAGTGCAAGCAACATTCTTTGTCCTTGGATGGGTGGCGGAACGGTATCCGTCTTTGGTCCGACGAATTGCATCGGGAGGGCATGAAATTGCATCGCATGGATATGGGCATGAGCTTATTACAAGCCAAACTCCCGTCGCTTTTCGTGAAGATATTCGGAAGGCCAAGGGTATTCTGGAAAATATTCTCTCGGAACCGGTAGTGGGATATCGCGCGCCAAGTTTTTCCATTACAAAGGATACGATGTGGGCCACCCAGATTCTTGTTGAGGAAGGTTATGGATATGACTCCAGCATCTTTCCAGTGCTGCATGATCGCTATGGTGTGCCCTCTGCCAATCCGGAGGTGCATCAGCTTTTGACGGCGTCCGGCCTACTATGGGAAGTGCCTCCCTCGACCGTTAAATATATGGGAGTTCGATTGCCGGTCGCTGGGGGGGGATATTTTCGATTATATCCCTATGTGGTTCTGCGGGCATTCTTGAAAAAGCTGGAAGGACAAGGTTCTTCGTTAGTCATGTACATGCATCCATGGGAATTCGATCCAGACCAACCGAGAATGGAAGGATCGTTGCTGTCACGATTGCGGCATTATCTTAATTTAGATAAAACGGAATGCAGAATGCGTGCACTCTTACAGGATTTTTCTTTTGCACCGATTCGACAAGTGTTCTCTCCAATTGAACGGATGTACCATGAGCGGTTGCTTTCGCGGCCTCTCGCGAGACATTCAACTTCTTCTACAACCATACCAACTGTCATATTAAGTTAA
- a CDS encoding sugar transferase: MNSSSKSEQEIEVEGVALQQPLVSVSVSFPKLKRRVLILGVGPLARDLCQTLMSKRTGFTEVVGFLDKDMSRIGERLVNPSIIGTYDQLFEIAERYQVHTVAVCLEDRRAVLPVQTLLDMKAMGRDVVDGHYLYEEESGRLSIDHLKPSALIFSTGFRRRLVTMVLKRCLDILISIVGMIVLLPLVFFLAILIKLDSSGPVFYRQMRVGLRGRPYMIWKFRSMRQDAEQSGARWASTQDPRISRVGRWIRKWRLDELPQLINVMKGEMSLVGPRPERPVFVQELRNTIPYYDLRHTVRPGITGWAQTRFRYGASKEDSHVKLQYDLFYVKNLSLILDLRIVVYTVKVMFMGEGAR; this comes from the coding sequence ATGAACAGCTCAAGTAAGTCCGAACAGGAAATTGAGGTAGAGGGTGTAGCACTTCAACAACCTCTGGTTTCAGTATCGGTTAGCTTTCCTAAGCTAAAACGCCGAGTGTTGATTCTTGGAGTCGGACCCCTAGCCCGAGATCTGTGTCAAACCCTGATGTCGAAGCGTACAGGATTTACAGAAGTAGTCGGTTTTCTTGATAAGGATATGAGTCGTATCGGCGAACGATTGGTCAATCCGAGTATCATCGGCACATACGATCAACTGTTTGAGATTGCTGAGCGGTATCAAGTTCATACGGTGGCGGTATGTCTAGAAGACCGTCGTGCGGTTCTGCCGGTCCAAACTCTCTTGGACATGAAGGCCATGGGCCGAGATGTTGTCGATGGCCACTACTTGTATGAAGAAGAGTCTGGACGGCTTTCGATTGACCATCTCAAACCGAGTGCTCTCATTTTTTCGACAGGGTTTCGCCGTCGATTGGTCACCATGGTTTTGAAGCGGTGTCTGGATATCTTAATTTCGATTGTGGGGATGATAGTACTTCTACCGTTGGTATTTTTTCTGGCAATTCTCATCAAGCTCGATTCTTCAGGTCCTGTTTTTTACAGGCAAATGCGAGTGGGATTGCGTGGCCGTCCTTATATGATTTGGAAGTTCAGGTCCATGCGTCAGGATGCTGAACAAAGTGGGGCAAGATGGGCATCGACGCAAGATCCACGTATATCCAGGGTCGGACGATGGATCCGAAAATGGAGATTGGATGAACTGCCTCAGTTGATAAACGTTATGAAGGGCGAAATGAGTCTGGTCGGGCCCAGACCCGAACGTCCTGTATTCGTGCAGGAATTGAGGAATACAATACCATACTACGATTTAAGACACACCGTTCGTCCAGGAATTACCGGTTGGGCACAAACGCGTTTTCGGTACGGGGCTTCGAAGGAAGATTCTCATGTGAAACTTCAGTACGATCTTTTTTATGTGAAGAATCTGTCATTAATTCTTGACTTACGAATCGTCGTTTATACTGTGAAGGTTATGTTCATGGGTGAAGGGGCGCGGTAA
- a CDS encoding Glucose-1-phosphate cytidylyltransferase: MKAVILAGGLGTRLSEETVLRPKPMVEIGGKPILWHIMQIHAVYGITEFVVALGYKGEMIKEYFLNFFAINNDLSVDLSTGKTIIHDGNQPKWTVHLADTGLTTQTGGRVKRLRKWLGTDETFMLTYGDGVADLNIDKLLKFHHSHGKLATMTSVRSPARFGRIGFEGDRVTEFFEKPEAGEGWINGGFFVLNIKALDYIEGDHTIWERDPVERLAHAGQMVGFKHYGFWSCMDTLKEKEYLEGLWQSGKAPWKMW, from the coding sequence ATGAAAGCGGTGATTTTGGCTGGCGGATTGGGAACTCGGTTGTCCGAGGAGACAGTGCTCCGTCCAAAGCCTATGGTAGAAATTGGTGGCAAGCCAATCCTCTGGCATATCATGCAGATTCATGCCGTGTATGGCATCACAGAATTCGTGGTGGCGCTTGGGTATAAGGGCGAAATGATCAAAGAGTACTTCCTGAATTTTTTTGCCATTAACAATGATTTGTCAGTTGATCTGTCTACCGGGAAAACGATCATTCACGACGGCAACCAGCCGAAATGGACAGTCCATTTGGCGGACACCGGCCTGACGACGCAAACCGGGGGGCGGGTCAAACGTCTGAGAAAATGGCTGGGGACGGATGAGACGTTCATGTTGACGTACGGAGATGGGGTGGCCGATCTGAATATCGACAAGTTATTGAAGTTCCATCACTCTCACGGCAAACTTGCGACAATGACTTCGGTCCGTTCTCCTGCGCGATTTGGCCGCATCGGCTTTGAAGGAGACCGGGTGACTGAATTTTTCGAGAAGCCGGAGGCGGGGGAGGGGTGGATTAACGGAGGATTTTTTGTTCTGAACATTAAGGCGCTGGATTATATCGAAGGGGATCATACAATCTGGGAACGTGATCCCGTCGAGCGCCTTGCCCATGCTGGCCAGATGGTGGGGTTCAAACATTATGGTTTCTGGTCTTGCATGGATACGCTGAAGGAAAAAGAATACTTGGAGGGGCTGTGGCAATCCGGCAAGGCCCCGTGGAAGATGTGGTAA
- a CDS encoding Teichoic acid export ATP-binding protein TagH, with product MGDTAVRVEQLSKRYRLGATHASETSLAGALARGLSRLWRPQPAVPRAAASLWALRDVSFEIKQGEVFGVIGTNGSGKSTLLKILSRVTEPTRGRVVLTGRFCGLLEVGTGFHPELTGRDNVYMSGAILGMTRQEIARKFDEIVAFAEVEAFIDTPVKHYSSGMYVRLGFSVLAHMDPDILIVDEVLAVGDVRFQKKCMGKMEAVGQHGRTVILVSHDMQAITRLCKRAMLLHQGEVVQEGTAHDVVNQYLHAGHIQACAAWPDPAQAPGNEVVRLRAVRVKSAAGQVADVMDIRKPIRVEIEYDILKPGHTIVAQFGFNTEDDVIAFVVNDRDPAWYRRPRPTGHYISTVWIPGNFLSEGTMVVGGGIFSEDPWQEHCDVPRVVGFRVIDPGTGDTARGDVTGRWEGVVRPLLKWTTEHLSS from the coding sequence ATGGGAGACACCGCGGTACGAGTCGAGCAGTTGTCGAAGCGGTATCGCCTGGGGGCGACCCATGCCTCGGAGACCTCCCTGGCCGGCGCCCTGGCGCGAGGGCTGAGCCGGCTCTGGCGGCCGCAGCCGGCCGTCCCCCGGGCTGCGGCGAGCCTCTGGGCGCTGCGCGACGTGTCGTTTGAGATCAAACAGGGGGAAGTGTTCGGGGTGATCGGCACCAATGGGTCGGGCAAGAGCACCCTCCTGAAGATCCTCTCGCGGGTGACCGAACCCACGCGGGGCCGGGTAGTCCTCACGGGGCGCTTCTGCGGCTTGCTGGAAGTGGGAACCGGCTTCCATCCGGAACTGACCGGGCGGGACAACGTCTACATGAGCGGGGCCATTCTGGGCATGACCCGCCAGGAAATTGCCCGGAAGTTCGACGAGATCGTGGCCTTCGCCGAAGTGGAGGCCTTTATCGACACGCCGGTGAAACATTACTCCAGCGGGATGTATGTCCGGTTGGGGTTCTCGGTGTTGGCCCATATGGACCCGGACATTCTGATCGTGGACGAGGTGCTGGCGGTGGGGGACGTGCGGTTCCAGAAGAAGTGCATGGGGAAGATGGAGGCTGTGGGGCAGCACGGGCGGACGGTGATCCTGGTGTCGCACGACATGCAGGCCATTACCCGGTTATGCAAACGGGCGATGCTGTTGCACCAGGGCGAGGTGGTGCAGGAGGGCACGGCCCACGACGTGGTGAATCAGTACCTGCACGCCGGCCATATTCAGGCCTGTGCGGCATGGCCGGACCCGGCACAGGCGCCCGGCAACGAGGTCGTGCGCCTGCGGGCCGTGCGGGTGAAATCCGCCGCCGGCCAGGTTGCAGATGTCATGGATATTAGAAAGCCAATACGAGTTGAGATCGAATATGACATTCTCAAACCGGGACACACGATTGTGGCGCAGTTCGGTTTCAATACGGAAGACGATGTTATCGCTTTCGTGGTCAATGACCGAGATCCCGCATGGTACAGACGACCTCGACCAACAGGTCACTATATCAGCACAGTTTGGATTCCCGGAAATTTCTTGTCGGAAGGTACCATGGTCGTAGGAGGAGGGATCTTTTCAGAGGACCCCTGGCAGGAACACTGTGATGTTCCGCGAGTTGTGGGCTTTCGAGTAATAGACCCGGGGACGGGAGATACGGCCAGAGGCGATGTGACGGGACGATGGGAGGGCGTTGTGAGGCCCTTGCTCAAGTGGACTACCGAGCACCTCTCATCGTAG